The nucleotide sequence GTTTTCTTTCAACTGACACATTTAGTGATGACAAAACCGATGGCTGACAACAACTCAGTGGTTGCTGGTGAGGTCTCACTGGTGCAGTTCAATGATAAGGTCATTATTGTGCAGATTCTGGTgatgatgtttctttttatcaACTCTTTGCTCATCATGACTTTTTTCAGAAAGGAGTGTTTCTACACAACTGCACGCTACATCTTATTTGCTGTTACTCTTCTGTCTGATAGTTTGATATTAGTCATATCTAATATCCTGCTCATCTTGAACCATTTTGGATTTACCATACAAGTTTGGATGTGTGTCATTATCTCTGCTGTAGTTCTTCTTTATATGAGAGTCACACCAGTTACTCTGACTGCAATGACCCTGGAGCGATATGTGGCCATCTGCATGCCCCTGCGTCATGCAGAGCTGTGCTCCACTCGCAGCACTATGCATTGCATCCTCATCATTCACGGCCTCAGCTCTGTACCCTGCATTGTTGTTCTCTCCACCTTCTTTGCATCAGCCTCTTTTAGTTTGTACGAACAGCACAGGTTATGCACTGTGGAGATGTTAATATTGTACAGATGGCAGAGTCATGTTAGGTCAGCTGTACATGAGTTTTACTTCTTGATTATGGCTATCATCATTGTATTCGCCTATGTTAAAATCATGAAAGTGGCcaaagctgcatcaggagaggataaaaagttGTCATGGAAAGGGCTCAGAAcagtaattcttcatggtttccagctgctgctctgtctcatccAGCTGTGGTGTCCATTCATAGAAACTGCTGTTATACAAaataatgttatgttatttattaatgtcaggTACTCTAACTACATATTGTTTGGTCTTGCTCCAAGATGTCTGAGTCCTCTTATCTATGGCCTCAGGGATGAAACCTTTTTTAATGCATTGAAAAATTATGTCTTCTTTGGCttgtataaaagaaatatttgacacAAGACTAGATTAATAATTTTTGAACAGAACAATTGCACAATGCACCAGTTCAAACTAAAATTCACATGAACATGAtcattttaacaatgttttatttccaaatACTTATAAGCCTGCCTGTAACTGCGTTGATAATTAAGCAACTATTCAAGATcaaaactgcttttgttttttgtatcacTGCTCATTTGAGGtactttttcatgtttttcatgttgacCTCTATGTAATATTAATCACTGACCCTTTTAGC is from Larimichthys crocea isolate SSNF unplaced genomic scaffold, L_crocea_2.0 scaffold71242, whole genome shotgun sequence and encodes:
- the LOC113745387 gene encoding odorant receptor 131-2-like, with the translated sequence MTKPMADNNSVVAGEVSLVQFNDKVIIVQILVMMFLFINSLLIMTFFRKECFYTTARYILFAVTLLSDSLILVISNILLILNHFGFTIQVWMCVIISAVVLLYMRVTPVTLTAMTLERYVAICMPLRHAELCSTRSTMHCILIIHGLSSVPCIVVLSTFFASASFSLYEQHRLCTVEMLILYRWQSHVRSAVHEFYFLIMAIIIVFAYVKIMKVAKAASGEDKKLSWKGLRTVILHGFQLLLCLIQLWCPFIETAVIQNNVMLFINVRYSNYILFGLAPRCLSPLIYGLRDETFFNALKNYVFFGLYKRNI